A single Triticum dicoccoides isolate Atlit2015 ecotype Zavitan chromosome 2A, WEW_v2.0, whole genome shotgun sequence DNA region contains:
- the LOC119353594 gene encoding probable glutathione S-transferase GSTU6, which produces MAGGEGDVKLLGLRLSPFVARVRIALDTKGVRYEYVEEDLAAKSSLLLASNPVHRKVPVLIHAGRPVCESLVILHYVDEAWPGARERAAARFWAAYVDGELFPAWGRVMMAATEEERAERAGEAAGMVARLEEAFAGCSDGGDAVGYLDLVLGSNLFWFEAPRRLLGVRLIDKGRTPLLAAWAVRFGEAAAANGMVTDALVDMAVEHAKKLRAAAMAAGK; this is translated from the coding sequence ATGGCGGGTGGCGAAGGAGACGTGAAGCTGCTGGGCCTGCGGCTGAGCCCGTTCGTGGCGCGCGTGCGCATCGCGCTGGACACCAAGGGCGTGCGCTACGAGTACGTCGAGGAGGACCTCGCCGCCAAGAGCAGCCTCCTCCTCGCGTCCAACCCGGTGCACCGGAAGGTCCCCGTGCTCATCCACGCCGGCAGGCCCGTCTGCGAGTCGCTCGTCATCCTGCACTACGTCGACGAGGCCTGGCCCGGCGCCCGCGAGCGCGCCGCCGCGCGGTTCTGGGCCGCCTACGTCGACGGCGAGCTGTTCCCGGCCTGGGGCCGCGTCATGATggcggcgacggaggaggagcgcgcggagcgggccggcgaggcggccggcaTGGTGGCGCGCCTGGAGGAGGCCTTCGCCGGGTGCTCGGACGGCGGCGACGCCGTGGGGTACCTCGACCTCGTGCTCGGGAGCAACCTGTTCTGGTTCGAGGCGCCGCGGAGGTTGCTCGGCGTGAGGCTGATCGACAAGGGGAGGACTCCGCTGCTGGCCGCGTGGGCGGTGCGGTTCGGTGAAGCCGCGGCGGCGAACGGGATGGTGACGGACGCGCTCGTTGACATGGCGGTGGAGCACGCCAAGAAGCTCCGGGCTGCTGCCATGGCTGCCGGCAAGTGA
- the LOC119353593 gene encoding gamma carbonic anhydrase 2, mitochondrial-like: MGTLGRAIYTVGKWIRGTGQAMDRLGSTIQGGLRAEEQVSRHRTVMSIFDKEPRINKDVFVAPSASVIGDVEIGHGSSIWYGSVLRGDVNSIRIGSGSNIQDNSLVHVAKTNISGKVLPTIIGSNVTVGHSAVLHACTIEDEAFVGMGATLLDGVVVEKHSMVGAGSLVKQNTRIPSGEVWVGNPAKFLRKLTEEEITFIAQSAANYINLAHVHATENSKSFDEIELEKKLRKKFAHKDEEYDSMLGVVREIPPQLILPDNILPDKAPKAAVAH; the protein is encoded by the exons ATGGGGACCCTCGGGCGCGCGATCTACACGGTGGGCAAGTGGATCCGTGGAACGGGGCAGGCCATGGACCGCCTCGGATCCACCATCCAGGGCGGCCTCCGCGCCGAGGAGCAGG TGTCAAGGCATCGTACAGTCATGAGCATATTTGACAAGGAGCCAAGGATCAACAAAGATGTTTTTGTTGCTCCCAGTGCATCTGTCATTGGTGATGTTGAGATTGGACATGGATCATCGATCTGGTATGGCTCCGTTTTGAGAG GTGATGTCAACAGTATTCGTATTGGATCTGGATCAAATATACAAGACAACTCCCTTGTACATGTTGCAAAGACTAATATTAGCGGGAAGGTCCTTCCGACAATCATTGGAAGCAACGTTACAGTAG GTCATAGTGCTGTTTTACATGCATGCACCATTGAGGATGAAGCATTTGTTGGTATGGGTGCCACTTTGCTTGACGGAGTGGTTGTTGAAAAGCACAGCATGGTTGGCGCCGGATCTCTTGTCAAGCAGAATACAAGGATTCCTTCTGGGGAG GTCTGGGTTGGTAATCCTGCCAAGTTCCTAAGGAAGCTGACAGAGGAGGAGATCACATTCATCGCCCAATCGGCAGCCAACTACATCAACTTAGCTCATGTTCATGCCACTGAGAATTCCAAGAGCTTCGACGAGATTGAGCTCGAGAAGAAGCTGAGGAAGAAGTTTGCTCACAAAGATGAGGAGTACGACTCGATGCTCGGAGTGGTCCGTGAGATCCCGCCGCAGCTCATCCTCCCCGACAACATACTCCCAGACAAAGCACCGAAAGCAGCTGTCGCTCACTGA